In a single window of the Natronosalvus caseinilyticus genome:
- a CDS encoding DUF120 domain-containing protein — protein sequence MHETVSTTVGHDELAVLKLLALDGGLEGDLKISCSALADRLEASNQTASRRLQRLESAGYLERDTVADGQWVVVTDAGEGALRTEYEEYKRLFEADPEVELEGVVTSGMGEGRHYISLPGYSRQFSDRLGYEPFPGTLNVELHDESMRRRRAMASLESIPIDGWENDERTYGPAVCHPATVETADGERYETAHAIAPERTHHDEDQLELIAPAKLRDELDLEDDDHVTITVGDR from the coding sequence ATGCACGAGACCGTATCGACCACCGTCGGGCACGACGAACTCGCCGTGCTCAAACTCCTCGCGCTCGACGGCGGTCTCGAGGGCGACCTCAAAATCTCCTGTTCGGCCCTCGCGGATCGACTCGAGGCGTCGAACCAGACTGCCTCTCGGCGCTTGCAGCGCCTCGAGAGCGCGGGCTACCTCGAGCGCGACACCGTTGCGGACGGCCAGTGGGTCGTCGTCACCGACGCGGGCGAGGGCGCGCTTCGCACCGAGTACGAGGAGTACAAACGGCTCTTCGAGGCCGACCCCGAGGTCGAACTCGAGGGCGTCGTGACCAGCGGCATGGGCGAGGGACGCCACTACATCTCACTGCCCGGCTACAGCCGCCAGTTCTCCGACCGCCTGGGCTACGAGCCCTTCCCCGGGACGCTCAACGTCGAACTCCACGACGAGAGCATGCGCCGGCGCCGGGCGATGGCTTCCCTCGAGTCGATCCCGATCGACGGCTGGGAGAACGACGAGCGCACGTACGGCCCCGCAGTCTGTCACCCCGCCACCGTCGAGACGGCCGACGGCGAGCGCTACGAGACTGCCCACGCAATCGCCCCCGAACGAACCCACCACGACGAGGACCAGCTCGAGTTGATCGCGCCCGCGAAACTGCGCGACGAACTCGACCTCGAGGACGACGACCACGTGACGATTACCGTCGGAGACCGCTAA
- the twy1 gene encoding 4-demethylwyosine synthase TYW1, producing the protein MSNAADSGPDASSEDGDVDVNEDGDDGGGPMQVDSPNYHHENHTAAQTCGWTANALRGEGKCYKNIWYGIESHRCIQMTPVVRCNERCVFCWRDHNGHAYELEGVEWDDPEAVVDASIRLQKKLLSGFGGNDQVPRSVFEEAMEPRHVAISLDGEPSLYPYLPELLEAFHDRDVTTFLVSNGTRPEVLRECDPTQLYVSVDAPERWTFDQVVKAMEDDAWEHLVDTMDVLAEKDETRTVLRTTLIDGENMRDPDWYAAFYQRADPDFVELKAYMHVGHSRGRLDRSSMPDHEDVADFAREVASYMPEFTEVKEVPASRVALLSKTDDTWVPKLKKDSSFWERDPVSSD; encoded by the coding sequence ATGAGCAACGCCGCGGATTCCGGGCCCGACGCGTCGTCGGAGGACGGCGACGTGGACGTGAACGAGGACGGAGACGACGGTGGCGGACCGATGCAAGTCGACTCGCCGAACTACCACCACGAGAACCACACCGCCGCCCAGACCTGCGGGTGGACGGCCAACGCCCTCCGCGGCGAAGGCAAGTGCTACAAGAACATCTGGTACGGCATCGAATCCCACCGCTGCATCCAGATGACGCCCGTCGTCCGCTGTAACGAGCGCTGCGTCTTCTGCTGGCGCGACCACAACGGCCACGCCTACGAACTCGAGGGCGTCGAGTGGGACGACCCCGAAGCCGTCGTCGACGCCTCCATTCGCCTCCAGAAGAAGCTCCTCTCGGGCTTCGGCGGCAACGACCAGGTTCCCCGGTCCGTGTTCGAGGAGGCGATGGAACCCCGCCACGTCGCCATCAGCCTCGACGGCGAGCCGTCCTTGTATCCCTATCTCCCCGAGCTACTCGAGGCGTTCCACGACCGGGACGTCACGACGTTCCTCGTCTCGAACGGCACCCGCCCCGAAGTCCTGCGAGAGTGCGACCCGACGCAGCTGTACGTCAGCGTCGACGCCCCCGAACGCTGGACGTTCGACCAGGTCGTCAAGGCGATGGAGGACGACGCCTGGGAGCACCTCGTCGATACGATGGACGTACTCGCCGAAAAGGACGAGACGCGCACGGTCCTGCGGACGACGTTGATCGACGGCGAGAACATGCGCGACCCGGACTGGTATGCCGCCTTCTACCAGCGGGCCGACCCCGACTTCGTCGAACTCAAGGCGTACATGCACGTCGGGCACTCCCGCGGTCGGCTGGATCGGTCCTCGATGCCCGATCACGAGGACGTCGCCGACTTCGCTCGCGAGGTCGCCTCCTACATGCCCGAATTCACCGAGGTAAAGGAGGTTCCCGCCTCACGGGTCGCCCTGCTCTCGAAGACCGACGACACGTGGGTCCCGAAACTGAAGAAAGACAGTTCGTTCTGGGAGCGCGACCCCGTCTCGAGCGATTGA
- a CDS encoding HAD-IIB family hydrolase, with the protein MTADPPLVLDIDGTLTRPEGWGIDPRIFDPLLEWDAPVVVATGKAFPYPVALCHFAAIPELVVAENGGVVYTGESVHYTADRAAAQAVTQEYQEAGYDLGWGPEDTVNRWRETEVAVNHDQPEGPLRELAAEHGLEVLDTGYAYHVVSPETSKGRGVARLAEHVGFALENAVAVGDSENDVSTFEAVGRSFAVANADDAAKAAADEVLETAHADGTLSVLERVSGRSV; encoded by the coding sequence ATGACCGCCGATCCGCCGCTCGTCCTCGACATCGACGGCACGCTCACCCGCCCGGAGGGGTGGGGAATCGACCCCCGCATCTTCGACCCGCTGCTCGAGTGGGACGCCCCGGTCGTCGTCGCCACCGGAAAAGCGTTCCCGTACCCCGTCGCCCTCTGTCACTTCGCGGCGATCCCCGAACTCGTCGTCGCCGAGAACGGCGGTGTCGTCTACACCGGCGAGTCCGTCCACTACACCGCCGACCGCGCCGCGGCCCAGGCCGTCACGCAAGAATACCAGGAGGCCGGCTACGACCTCGGCTGGGGCCCCGAGGATACCGTCAACCGCTGGCGCGAGACCGAGGTCGCTGTCAATCACGATCAGCCCGAAGGACCTCTTCGAGAACTGGCCGCCGAACACGGCCTCGAGGTCCTCGACACCGGCTACGCCTACCACGTCGTCAGTCCGGAGACGAGCAAGGGCCGCGGCGTCGCCCGCCTGGCCGAACACGTCGGCTTCGCCCTCGAGAACGCCGTAGCCGTCGGCGACTCCGAGAACGACGTCTCGACGTTCGAGGCCGTGGGCCGAAGTTTCGCCGTCGCCAATGCGGACGATGCCGCGAAGGCGGCGGCCGACGAGGTGCTCGAGACGGCTCACGCCGACGGGACGCTGAGCGTGCTCGAGCGGGTTAGTGGACGTAGCGTGTGA
- the glpK gene encoding glycerol kinase GlpK produces the protein MTDTYVGAVDQGTTGTRFMVFDHSGQVVANAYEKHEQIYPEPGWVEHDPMEIWENTKSVITSALGQAGISPDQLEAIGVTNQRETTLLWDAESGKPVHNALVWQDRRTTSRVEQLEEDGLVGTIREKTGLEADAYFSATKAEWLLENADPIKMERTRPADIQDRAAEGDVLFGTIDTWLIYNLTGNHITEVTNASRTMLYNIHDLEWDDELLEEFGVSREMLPEVRPSSDEDTYGTTDPDGFLEAEIPVAGALGDQQAALFGQTCFDAGEAKNTYGTGSFFLMNTGEEAVESEHGLLTTIGFQRSGEPVQYALEGAIFITGAAIEWLEDMTLIDDPAETAELARSVDSTDGVYVVPAFTGLGAPHWDQRARGTIVGLTRGTRKEHVVRATLESIAYQTRDVAEAMEADSGIEMRDLKVDGGAVKNNYLCQLQSDIIGSEISRPVVDETTALGSAYAAGLAVGYWDDVEGLRDNWQVDREFSPEMDSAQADRMYGRWSDAIERSLGWATDDDSGGDDDGDGGD, from the coding sequence ATGACAGACACATACGTCGGCGCAGTAGACCAGGGCACGACCGGCACGCGATTCATGGTGTTCGACCACAGCGGTCAGGTCGTCGCCAACGCGTACGAGAAACACGAACAGATCTACCCGGAACCCGGCTGGGTCGAACACGACCCGATGGAGATCTGGGAGAACACCAAGTCCGTGATCACGAGCGCGCTCGGCCAGGCCGGAATCAGCCCGGACCAGCTCGAGGCCATCGGCGTCACCAACCAGCGCGAGACGACGCTGCTCTGGGACGCGGAGTCCGGAAAACCGGTTCACAACGCGCTCGTCTGGCAGGATCGCCGGACGACCAGCCGCGTCGAACAACTCGAGGAAGACGGTCTGGTCGGAACGATTCGCGAGAAGACCGGCCTCGAGGCCGACGCCTACTTCTCGGCGACGAAAGCCGAGTGGCTCCTCGAAAATGCCGATCCGATCAAGATGGAGCGTACCCGGCCCGCGGACATCCAGGACCGCGCGGCCGAGGGCGACGTCCTCTTCGGGACCATCGACACCTGGCTGATCTACAACCTCACGGGCAACCACATCACCGAGGTCACGAACGCCTCGCGGACGATGCTCTACAACATCCACGACCTCGAGTGGGACGACGAGTTGCTCGAGGAGTTCGGCGTGTCCCGGGAGATGCTCCCCGAGGTTCGCCCCTCGAGCGACGAGGACACCTACGGGACGACCGACCCGGACGGCTTCCTCGAGGCCGAGATTCCAGTAGCGGGGGCGCTCGGCGATCAGCAGGCGGCACTGTTCGGCCAGACCTGTTTCGACGCCGGCGAGGCCAAGAACACCTACGGGACGGGGTCGTTCTTCCTCATGAACACCGGCGAGGAGGCCGTCGAGTCCGAGCACGGCCTGCTCACGACCATCGGCTTCCAGCGCTCCGGCGAACCCGTCCAGTACGCCCTCGAGGGCGCCATCTTCATCACCGGCGCGGCGATCGAGTGGCTCGAGGACATGACGCTGATCGACGACCCGGCCGAGACGGCGGAACTGGCCCGGAGCGTCGACTCGACCGACGGCGTCTACGTCGTCCCCGCGTTCACGGGTCTTGGCGCCCCGCACTGGGACCAACGCGCCCGCGGGACTATCGTCGGGTTGACCCGCGGTACCCGGAAGGAACACGTCGTCCGGGCGACCCTCGAGTCCATCGCGTACCAGACCCGGGACGTTGCCGAGGCGATGGAAGCCGACTCGGGCATCGAGATGCGCGACCTCAAGGTCGACGGCGGTGCGGTCAAGAACAACTACCTCTGCCAGCTCCAGTCGGACATCATCGGCTCGGAGATCTCCCGCCCCGTCGTCGACGAGACGACGGCCCTGGGGTCGGCCTACGCGGCCGGCCTGGCGGTCGGGTACTGGGACGACGTCGAGGGGCTGCGCGACAACTGGCAGGTCGATCGCGAGTTCAGCCCCGAGATGGATTCGGCACAAGCCGACCGCATGTACGGTCGCTGGAGTGACGCCATTGAGCGCTCCCTCGGCTGGGCCACCGACGATGACAGTGGCGGTGACGATGACGGTGACGGAGGCGACTGA
- the glpA gene encoding anaerobic glycerol-3-phosphate dehydrogenase subunit GlpA gives MAYDTEVLVVGGGSTGCGIARDLAMRGLEVTLVERGNLTHGTTGRMHGLLHSGGRYAVSDQASAKECIEENEVLRDIAGHCVEMTGGLFVQRPEDPDDYFQEKLRGCRACDIPARALSGREAREIEPYLAKDVERAIQVPDGAIDPFRLCVANAIDAESYGARVETHAEVIDLLREGDDVYGVEVRHDSGPGKRTHRAPGTTEEITAEYVVNATGAWAGQIGEMADLEVAVRPSKGVMTIMNVRQVDTVINRCRPKGDADIVVPHETTAILGTTDEEVEDPDDYPEAGWEVDLMIDTLSELVPILSEARTIRSFWGVRPLYEPPGTGTEDPTDITRDFFLLDHAERDGVSGITSIVGGKFTTYRMMAEQISDHVCEKLGHRATCKTASEPLPGSENLETLEDAMDDFGLRSPIARRSKQRLGSRSQEVLGTTDPNPVVCNCEGVTRAEIQDAIEQSGSDLNAVRIRTRASMGNCQGGFCCHVMANELHPEYDEPTARAAYDELFQERWKGERHALWGEQLSQAMLTYALHATTFNADGDPARVDGDQSVDFGAFDRGRPDSARGATGGVVTDGGPRDFQRRGEDPDGGDR, from the coding sequence ATGGCATACGATACGGAGGTACTCGTCGTCGGCGGCGGCTCCACCGGCTGTGGCATCGCCCGAGACCTGGCGATGCGCGGCCTCGAGGTGACGCTCGTCGAACGAGGAAACCTCACACACGGGACGACCGGGCGGATGCACGGCCTGCTCCACAGCGGGGGCCGCTACGCCGTGTCGGACCAGGCCAGCGCGAAGGAGTGCATCGAGGAGAACGAGGTCCTCCGCGACATCGCCGGCCACTGCGTCGAGATGACCGGCGGACTGTTCGTCCAGCGACCGGAGGATCCCGACGACTACTTCCAGGAAAAACTGCGCGGGTGCAGGGCGTGTGACATCCCCGCACGCGCCCTCTCGGGGCGGGAAGCCCGCGAAATCGAACCCTACCTGGCGAAGGACGTCGAGCGGGCGATCCAGGTGCCCGACGGTGCGATCGATCCCTTCAGGCTCTGCGTCGCGAACGCGATCGACGCCGAATCTTACGGGGCGCGCGTCGAAACCCACGCCGAGGTGATCGACCTCCTCCGCGAGGGCGACGACGTCTACGGCGTCGAGGTTCGCCACGACTCCGGCCCCGGAAAGCGGACTCACCGGGCACCCGGAACGACCGAGGAGATCACCGCCGAGTACGTCGTCAACGCGACCGGCGCGTGGGCCGGGCAGATCGGCGAGATGGCCGACCTCGAGGTCGCCGTCCGCCCCTCGAAGGGCGTCATGACCATCATGAACGTCCGCCAGGTCGACACGGTCATCAACCGCTGTCGACCGAAGGGCGACGCCGACATCGTCGTACCCCACGAGACGACGGCCATCCTCGGCACCACGGACGAGGAAGTCGAAGACCCCGACGACTACCCGGAGGCTGGCTGGGAGGTCGACCTGATGATCGACACCCTCTCGGAACTGGTGCCGATCCTCTCGGAGGCCCGCACGATCCGCTCGTTCTGGGGGGTTCGACCACTGTACGAACCGCCGGGAACCGGGACCGAAGATCCCACAGACATCACCCGGGATTTCTTCCTCCTCGACCACGCCGAGCGCGATGGCGTCTCGGGAATCACCAGCATCGTCGGCGGCAAGTTCACTACCTACCGAATGATGGCCGAGCAGATCTCCGATCACGTCTGCGAAAAGCTCGGCCATCGGGCTACCTGCAAAACTGCGAGCGAACCGCTCCCGGGAAGCGAGAACCTCGAGACCCTCGAGGACGCGATGGACGACTTCGGCCTGCGCTCGCCGATCGCCCGGCGGAGCAAACAGCGCCTCGGGAGTCGTTCACAGGAGGTGCTCGGGACCACCGACCCGAACCCGGTCGTCTGCAACTGCGAGGGGGTCACGCGAGCCGAGATCCAGGACGCCATCGAGCAGTCCGGCTCGGACCTGAACGCCGTGCGTATCCGGACCCGGGCGTCGATGGGCAACTGCCAGGGCGGCTTCTGCTGTCACGTCATGGCAAACGAGCTCCACCCCGAGTACGACGAGCCGACGGCACGAGCCGCCTACGACGAACTCTTCCAGGAGCGCTGGAAGGGCGAACGCCACGCCCTCTGGGGCGAACAGCTCTCCCAGGCGATGCTCACCTACGCGCTCCACGCGACGACGTTCAACGCTGACGGCGATCCGGCTCGAGTCGATGGCGACCAGTCTGTCGACTTCGGCGCGTTCGACCGCGGACGGCCGGACTCGGCTCGAGGGGCCACCGGCGGCGTAGTGACTGACGGCGGTCCTCGAGACTTCCAGCGGCGCGGCGAAGACCCGGACGGAGGTGATCGCTGA
- the glpB gene encoding glycerol-3-phosphate dehydrogenase subunit GlpB, which produces MAITDDVLVIGGGLAGATAALAAAERGVQVRLLTYKQSTLRHASGLIDVLGYAPSGKGPLADPFDTLETLPEGHPYERVGSDAVREALLFFDAIVGDAYAGEHTDANALVPTSSGAIKPTARYPAGVAPGLASDPRETLLVGFETLPEFDAPLAAAHLEETGAPFEARGVTLSFPGIRRDDAKVTRYAHLLDRDETVDVGRGETSARAALAAIVRDQLEGESRVGFPPILGDDNHATVRRDLEERLGVDVFEVPSGPPSLPGMRLEDRLYDALDDTGVRVTTGVPVVDYEGADNGRSGASSTKRIEHVLVDRKGRDVPYRADEYVLATGGLVGKGVRSERERVFEPIFDCHVEASPDRYDWFDGDAFGDHPFARFGVTVDRELRPLDTEGDLEFANLRAAGAVLSGYDFAAEKSGSGVSLATGFVAGDRAGSEVRG; this is translated from the coding sequence ATGGCTATCACCGACGACGTGCTCGTCATCGGGGGCGGACTCGCCGGCGCCACGGCAGCCCTCGCCGCGGCCGAACGGGGCGTCCAGGTTCGCCTGCTCACCTACAAGCAGAGCACGCTTCGACACGCTAGCGGGCTCATCGACGTGCTCGGGTACGCGCCTAGTGGAAAGGGACCACTCGCCGACCCCTTCGACACACTCGAGACACTCCCGGAGGGCCACCCCTACGAGCGCGTGGGTAGCGATGCGGTTCGCGAGGCGCTGCTCTTCTTCGACGCGATCGTCGGGGATGCCTACGCGGGCGAGCACACGGACGCCAACGCGCTTGTCCCTACCTCGAGCGGCGCGATCAAGCCCACCGCCCGCTACCCCGCCGGTGTCGCGCCCGGGCTCGCGAGCGATCCGCGAGAGACGCTGCTCGTCGGCTTCGAAACCCTCCCCGAGTTCGACGCCCCGCTCGCTGCGGCCCACCTCGAAGAGACGGGCGCTCCGTTCGAGGCTCGCGGCGTCACCCTCTCGTTCCCGGGCATCCGGCGCGACGACGCGAAGGTGACCCGGTACGCACACCTGCTCGACCGCGACGAGACCGTCGACGTCGGCCGGGGCGAGACGTCCGCGCGCGCCGCGCTAGCCGCAATCGTTCGCGATCAACTCGAGGGCGAGTCCCGCGTGGGCTTCCCGCCGATTCTCGGCGACGACAATCACGCGACCGTCCGCCGGGACCTTGAGGAGCGCCTCGGCGTCGACGTGTTCGAGGTGCCCTCGGGGCCACCGAGCCTGCCCGGAATGCGCCTCGAGGATCGCCTGTACGACGCGCTCGATGACACCGGCGTTCGGGTCACGACGGGGGTCCCGGTGGTCGACTACGAGGGGGCGGACAATGGTCGCAGCGGCGCCTCGAGCACGAAGCGAATCGAACACGTCCTCGTCGACCGCAAGGGCCGAGATGTCCCCTACCGCGCCGACGAGTACGTTCTCGCCACCGGCGGTCTCGTCGGCAAGGGGGTTCGATCCGAGCGCGAGCGGGTCTTCGAACCCATCTTCGACTGCCACGTCGAGGCGTCACCGGATCGCTACGACTGGTTCGACGGCGACGCCTTCGGCGACCACCCGTTCGCCCGATTCGGCGTGACCGTCGACCGCGAGTTACGCCCGCTCGATACCGAGGGCGACCTCGAATTCGCGAACCTGCGGGCGGCCGGTGCCGTCCTCTCGGGCTACGACTTCGCCGCCGAGAAGTCCGGTAGCGGCGTCTCGCTCGCGACGGGGTTCGTCGCGGGCGACCGGGCCGGATCGGAGGTGCGCGGATGA
- a CDS encoding anaerobic glycerol-3-phosphate dehydrogenase subunit C, with protein MSDATRPTDDHVPGDDEFDPIEVFPEADEMDLRPGADNCYKCSTCDTNCPVAEVDDEFPGPKFQGPEQWRLKRQSDHDVDDSIMKCSNCMRCDHACPSEVPLSQMHNSARGEYVDERMSKRSLEYWRNRLLSNYRLMAHLGSKVPRLTNFVMGLTLTSVFNEKVLGITSEREFPEFATETFREWWRARGGSDASRERAQAAREERGESGAEKRVAYFHGCYSNYNTPEVGKALVRVYEHFGYEVVVPEQRCSGTPMFANGMLDDARRAADTNVSELAAAIEDGADVIASCTSCSMSLRQEYPELFDIDGVDDVSSNTWEGLEYLRVHEDLEGELEGTRADVPNLAYHVPCHARNQGLDGQAIEVLTTIDGVEAQDVGESCSGISGTYGWKEEHYETSMQIGEEMFEHMERADGDTGLTECPTCAMQMEHGTGYEIKHPLEVLEAALVPNSPGTERAATDGGIDETVGPNREGQDEPFGAN; from the coding sequence ATGAGCGACGCAACGCGACCGACCGACGACCACGTCCCGGGCGACGACGAGTTCGACCCCATCGAGGTCTTTCCGGAGGCCGACGAGATGGACCTCCGACCGGGCGCGGACAACTGCTACAAGTGCTCGACGTGCGACACCAACTGCCCGGTCGCCGAGGTCGACGACGAGTTCCCCGGACCGAAGTTCCAGGGACCGGAGCAGTGGCGGCTGAAACGCCAGTCTGACCACGACGTCGACGACTCGATCATGAAGTGTTCGAACTGCATGCGCTGTGACCACGCCTGTCCCTCGGAAGTGCCGCTCTCTCAGATGCACAACAGCGCTCGCGGGGAGTACGTCGACGAGCGGATGAGCAAGCGATCGCTCGAGTACTGGCGAAACCGGCTGCTCTCGAACTACCGGCTGATGGCCCACCTCGGAAGCAAGGTCCCCCGGTTGACGAACTTCGTGATGGGGCTCACGCTCACCAGCGTGTTCAACGAGAAGGTCCTCGGCATTACGAGCGAACGCGAGTTCCCCGAGTTCGCGACCGAAACCTTCCGGGAGTGGTGGCGAGCACGGGGCGGGAGCGACGCCTCGAGAGAACGAGCACAGGCGGCTCGGGAGGAACGCGGCGAGTCCGGCGCCGAAAAGCGGGTAGCCTACTTCCACGGCTGCTACTCGAACTACAACACGCCCGAGGTCGGCAAGGCGCTCGTGCGGGTGTACGAACACTTCGGTTACGAAGTCGTGGTACCCGAGCAGCGCTGTTCGGGGACGCCGATGTTCGCGAACGGCATGCTCGACGACGCCCGTCGGGCCGCCGACACCAACGTTTCCGAACTCGCGGCCGCCATCGAGGACGGCGCCGACGTGATCGCCTCCTGCACCTCGTGTTCGATGTCCCTTCGCCAGGAGTACCCCGAACTGTTCGACATCGACGGCGTCGACGACGTCTCGAGCAACACCTGGGAGGGCCTGGAGTACCTCCGCGTTCACGAGGACCTCGAGGGCGAACTCGAAGGGACACGTGCTGACGTGCCAAACCTGGCCTACCACGTGCCGTGTCACGCCCGAAATCAGGGGCTGGACGGGCAGGCCATCGAGGTGCTGACGACCATCGATGGCGTCGAGGCCCAGGACGTGGGCGAGTCCTGTTCCGGAATTTCGGGCACCTACGGCTGGAAGGAAGAGCACTACGAGACCTCGATGCAGATCGGCGAGGAGATGTTCGAGCACATGGAGCGCGCCGACGGCGACACCGGCCTCACCGAGTGTCCGACCTGTGCGATGCAGATGGAACACGGGACCGGATACGAGATCAAACACCCACTCGAGGTGCTCGAAGCGGCGCTCGTTCCGAACTCTCCAGGGACCGAGCGAGCGGCGACGGACGGTGGCATCGACGAGACGGTCGGACCGAACCGCGAAGGCCAGGACGAGCCGTTCGGGGCGAACTGA
- a CDS encoding Cdc6/Cdc18 family protein, with the protein MDLAERIARRRTAQPHSGFVLDREVLSPTVHRSEPVGRGSTLEALLDAVEPAFSDGLPEPFAVVGPAGAGTSAVITALFAALAAELGDSRRPIGTTTRAGSDQRAIRFVYVDARRTTSAFAFYRAVLSSLSTDSVPTSGVGTDDLRDRLATRLTRPDRRAMIAVDHHDEPETIDVSRVRELLEAVEESTTVVPVGRRTPAGWDESVVEVPAYRQHELVDVVTERTAVGLAAGTLDHQAVRSLAEWADGNAHDALAAVFGAAYLATEAGAEAIDDRHLEAAKADVPGGGVHVDRALALPESRQRVLVALIQVCDDEGDRRSIRTLADDVARSSSLTSGTVKRFLYELADRGLLERVSIDEAVGSEGGSGGRRPSTLEPRFPTIAFQALTAAQE; encoded by the coding sequence ATGGACCTCGCGGAACGAATCGCTCGTCGGCGAACCGCCCAGCCACATTCGGGGTTCGTCCTCGATCGGGAGGTGCTGAGCCCCACCGTCCACCGCAGCGAACCCGTCGGCCGCGGCTCGACCCTCGAGGCGCTCCTCGACGCGGTTGAACCCGCCTTCAGCGACGGTCTGCCGGAACCGTTCGCGGTCGTCGGGCCAGCCGGGGCCGGAACCTCGGCCGTGATCACTGCGCTCTTCGCCGCGCTGGCAGCGGAGTTGGGCGACTCGAGACGACCGATCGGGACGACGACGCGCGCCGGCAGCGACCAGCGGGCGATCCGGTTCGTCTACGTCGACGCCCGGCGGACGACCAGCGCGTTCGCCTTCTATCGGGCCGTTCTCTCGTCGCTCTCGACGGATTCCGTTCCGACCAGCGGCGTCGGCACGGACGACCTTCGCGACCGACTCGCCACGCGACTCACCCGGCCCGACCGCCGAGCGATGATCGCCGTCGACCACCACGACGAGCCGGAAACGATCGACGTATCGCGGGTTCGGGAGTTGCTCGAGGCGGTCGAGGAGAGCACGACGGTCGTCCCGGTCGGGCGGCGAACGCCCGCCGGGTGGGACGAGTCCGTCGTCGAGGTCCCGGCCTACCGCCAGCACGAACTCGTCGACGTGGTGACCGAGCGAACCGCCGTGGGACTGGCCGCTGGCACGCTCGACCACCAGGCAGTGCGGTCGCTGGCGGAGTGGGCCGACGGCAACGCTCACGACGCGCTGGCGGCGGTGTTCGGCGCCGCGTACCTGGCGACGGAGGCGGGCGCCGAAGCGATCGACGACCGCCACCTCGAGGCCGCGAAGGCGGACGTGCCGGGCGGCGGCGTCCACGTCGACCGGGCGCTGGCCCTGCCGGAATCGCGCCAGCGCGTGCTCGTCGCGCTGATCCAGGTGTGTGACGACGAGGGCGACCGTCGATCGATTCGGACCCTCGCGGACGACGTCGCTCGCTCGTCGTCGCTAACGAGTGGGACCGTCAAGCGGTTTCTGTACGAACTGGCCGACAGAGGACTGCTCGAGCGGGTGTCGATCGACGAGGCGGTCGGGAGCGAAGGAGGGAGTGGGGGTCGTCGCCCGAGCACGCTCGAGCCGCGATTCCCGACGATTGCGTTCCAGGCGTTGACGGCGGCTCAGGAGTGA